The Desulfurococcaceae archaeon DNA window ACCAGTGGTGCTGACAGGTTCGCACTTGCTTTAAAAATATTAGCCAGGTACTTGAGAAATATAAATGTCACGGAGACGAAGATGCCGGTAAGGACTGGAAGCGTGATGCCACTTGACCGATGAAAAGGTCATATTGCTTAAAACGGGGAGTTTTGGGGATCTCGTAAGGCTCGCCGCCTCAACCATCATACCACACCAGGTCATGACTTACCTGATAAAATTCAAGCACAGGGATAAAGTAATAATCGGGTTGCTGGGAGTATTCAGAGACTACTACAAATATTATGGATTACCGATATTCTACTATTATTCTTTCGACTCCAATGACCCTGTAGCAGTAGATGCGAACTACATTGTTATATATACCGGTGAAGACAGGTACGAACTATCGAAAAACCCGAAGCCTGGAATATCGATTCCGATAGTAACGCTAGCGGAAAAACCAGCATTTATTCCAGATGAGATATCGTAGAAGCACAGTATGGCCACTACCGTGGCCTTAAAATAATCCTCACGTCCATGACCTGCCAGTACTCTACCTCCTGGTCTGGCGTTATCCTGCTACGTATCGTCTCGTCTATGGCATCTTTTGCTATTTCAAAGACCTCGAATGTCTCCACGTCCATTACTTGAACCTTATCACCAAGATCGGCTATTACCCTTCCAACCCTCTTCTCCACCATGGGGACTTCGACCTGCGTGTCTACGGGCGCTACTAGGACTTTTTTAGATTTCGAGATGAGGCTCACGGCGATCACAGTAGCCTTGGCACTTCCGTGTTTACCCGTTTTAGCTCTCGATATTTCAATTATTTTACAGGGTTCTCCGTCTATTACTACAAAGCTCCCTACCTTTAGGTTACCTAGCGTTTCATACGTCTTGCTCAAACAGTTCACCTTTCTTGAAATACCGTTTAGGCTTTAATAAGCTGTAACATAACCTTAAGTGGTTTCGCTAATAACCCTCGCCACGATGAACCTATTGTAGTCAACAAGCACTTTGATGTAACCGGTCAGCTTTGCATCGGTGGACTTATCTCCGGTGTCCACTAAAAGGGCATTTACATCGCGGATCTTCCTCTCCGTGGATACCACTATGATGTC harbors:
- a CDS encoding translation initiation factor IF-5A; the protein is MSKTYETLGNLKVGSFVVIDGEPCKIIEISRAKTGKHGSAKATVIAVSLISKSKKVLVAPVDTQVEVPMVEKRVGRVIADLGDKVQVMDVETFEVFEIAKDAIDETIRSRITPDQEVEYWQVMDVRIILRPR